In one Drosophila pseudoobscura strain MV-25-SWS-2005 chromosome X, UCI_Dpse_MV25, whole genome shotgun sequence genomic region, the following are encoded:
- the LOC4813023 gene encoding uncharacterized protein isoform X2: protein MPESSRCRLVILIVAAAYIIGVVIQSQFHCEPPFESRCLAHKLENKFRQYQEAVFRHAENCTIESEIGDSGVQYLRISCLVDDPAPGGRPRLQSGDHFRNLFSKRRIPNPLMRKWTLRVPRDAVKRLGEPA from the exons ATGCCTGAAAGTTCACGGTGTCGATTGGTGATCCTGATTGTGGCGGCCGCCTACATAATCGGTGTGGTGATCCAGTCGCAATTTCATTGCGAGCCCC CTTTCGAGAGCCGCTGTCTGGCCCATAAGTTGGAGAACAAATTCCGACAGTACCAGGAGGCAGTGTTCCGTCATGCGGAAAAT TGCACCATTGAGAGCGAGATTGGGGACTCTGGCGTCCAGTATCTGAGGATTAGCTGCCTGGTGGACGATCCGGCCCCAGGCGGTCGTCCGCGTCTCCAGTCTGGCGACCACTTCCGCAATTTGTTCTCAAAGCGACGCATTCCGAACCCGCTTATGCGCAAATGGACCCTCAGAGTGCCCCGCGATGCCGTCAAGCGACTCGGCGAGCCTGCTTGA
- the LOC4813023 gene encoding uncharacterized protein isoform X1 produces MPESSRCRLVILIVAAAYIIGVVIQSQFHCEPRKWSPSSWDGAYGSLFSTAFESRCLAHKLENKFRQYQEAVFRHAENCTIESEIGDSGVQYLRISCLVDDPAPGGRPRLQSGDHFRNLFSKRRIPNPLMRKWTLRVPRDAVKRLGEPA; encoded by the exons ATGCCTGAAAGTTCACGGTGTCGATTGGTGATCCTGATTGTGGCGGCCGCCTACATAATCGGTGTGGTGATCCAGTCGCAATTTCATTGCGAGCCCCGTAAGTGGAGTCCTTCCAGTTGGGATGGAGCTTATGGCTCTCTCTTTTCAACAGCTTTCGAGAGCCGCTGTCTGGCCCATAAGTTGGAGAACAAATTCCGACAGTACCAGGAGGCAGTGTTCCGTCATGCGGAAAAT TGCACCATTGAGAGCGAGATTGGGGACTCTGGCGTCCAGTATCTGAGGATTAGCTGCCTGGTGGACGATCCGGCCCCAGGCGGTCGTCCGCGTCTCCAGTCTGGCGACCACTTCCGCAATTTGTTCTCAAAGCGACGCATTCCGAACCCGCTTATGCGCAAATGGACCCTCAGAGTGCCCCGCGATGCCGTCAAGCGACTCGGCGAGCCTGCTTGA